In Panicum virgatum strain AP13 chromosome 5K, P.virgatum_v5, whole genome shotgun sequence, the genomic window TGGATGCGTCTGCTGCCGTCTGGAGGAGGGTCGCGGTGCTTTCGCCAACCTTTGTGGCAGAGCTTTTgttcatggcggcggcgctgttacTGCTTCGCCGGCCATCAATAATCCTCAAGCTCTTCTTCGGTCACAGCGGTGTTCTCGGCGGCGTGCTCGGCGAAGTGCTTTGGAGGTTAGTTTCCTCCCCTGCTTTTGCGAAGTGGTGGGGGATTTCTTCCCCGTTGATGGGATCTGGTTCCAGATCGTAGGTCTCCATGCCGGCGAGAGCGGATTTCTTTGCTGGGTTGTGTGCTCTGGCTGTTGAAGCAGGTAATCGTGGCTCCTTTCCTTCTCCGGTTCCGGCAGGAGGTGGCCGATGGGCGTTCATCGTTCTACATGCACCATGGTGGGTCCGTGGTGCTGAGTCTTGCGGCACATCCAAAGATTGGTGCCTCCTGACGGTCCAAAGATTGGTGCCTCCTGACGGTTCGGGAAGAGGATTTGCTCCCGGCAGCGACGGCGTCGAGCGTCGACGATGGCCAGAGCGGAAGGAAGATGTGGTGCCTCAAGGGCTTCGTtgtattttcttatttttccgAGGACCTATCTGTAAATGGGGTTTGCACTGTGCTTTAATCAATATCCTTCCCTTTCGCAAAAAAACATCTGCAAAAATAGAATTTCTTGTTGTCTACACgtatatactttttttttcaaaaaaaatatcattGCCACATGTAAATCATTACTATAAATATAAAAttgttatttttaaaaaaattaaaatatgtaCACGCCGCACATGGACCTCTACTAGTATTATATGACACATTTGTGAAAATAATTTTTCTTCTTATTATCTACACATATACTCTGTGCGCAATAAAAATCAACGACAACATGAAGCGTTTGTGAGACGAGGATGCTCCATGACAATTAGTGATGCATCAACAAATAAATGTATGCAGAAATGTAATCCTCTTGTCTTGATGAATGATGACTGATGTCAAAACTGCAGATTGAATTACTAGGTTGCTAACAAAACTACACACACAAATCTCTCTCTAGTCTAGTATACCATATTAGTGCTACAAAGTAAGTATATTCACACGAATCAacaaatacatatatatatacgcTGCTAGAGTAGTCTAGTTTTGTACAGGACGGTCAGCCGTTGACTAGTGACTAGCCGTGCGtggacgccgacgccggcgacgagATGTAGGGGTCCGACTGCACCAGCCCGTTGAGGAAATCGGCGAGGCGGTGCTCGCGCCTCCTCGCGGCGCCCTCCAGCGCCCTCAGCAGCGCCTCCGCCTTGGCCTTCCCTctaggggtggcggcgctgtccTCCGCCAGCTCCCGCACCgtctcctcggcgccgccgaccGCGAGCACCTCGGCCACCGCCGGGTCGCCCCCGGCCACGacgaggttgagcagcgcggcggcggcgttctcccTGGCCCTGGCGGTCTCGGCGCCCCCCGGGTCGACGAGGTCGAGGAGGATCCTTACCCCGGACACCCACCTGAAGGCCTCGAGGCTCTCGGCGCAGCCGGCCACCTGCGCGACGACGGCGGTGGCGTCCTCGACGATCCCGTGGCGGGGGTCGGTGATGACGAGCGCGAAGAGCGCCTGCACGGCGCCGAGGGACACGAGCGTGGCGCGGTTGGGCGGGTAGAGCGCGACGGCGAAGAGCGCCTTGAGCGCGTCCTTGGTGGCGCGGGTGCTCGGGGGCGCGCGGAGGAGCGcgacgagcgcggcgaggagcggGCGCCTGGCGCcgatggcggcgcggtgggcctcggcgcagaggaggctgtgcacggtggcggcggcgtggtgggcgGCGCCGGTGCGGAGCGCGGCGGTGAGCGCGTCGAGGAGGCCCGGCGCGGACGCGACCTGCTCCCGCGCGGAGATGGAGATGttgaggagcgcggcggcggcgtccacgcccgcggccgcggggagctgcgcggcgaggaggggcacggcgccggcctccgccaGCGGCGCGCGGATGGCCGGGTCGTCCTTGGAGGCGAggcggatggcggcgacggcggcggccgtggcggccgcgtcgcacgcggcggcggcgccgcgcaggCGGCCGACGAGGGACCGTGCCGTGTGCGGCCTGACTTCCATcgctgtcgccgtcgccgtcgccggtgggAGGGGATCGGAGGTTGCGTCGCGTGTCCGCGAGCCGCGGCG contains:
- the LOC120709289 gene encoding U-box domain-containing protein 4-like, whose translation is MEVRPHTARSLVGRLRGAAAACDAAATAAAVAAIRLASKDDPAIRAPLAEAGAVPLLAAQLPAAAGVDAAAALLNISISAREQVASAPGLLDALTAALRTGAAHHAAATVHSLLCAEAHRAAIGARRPLLAALVALLRAPPSTRATKDALKALFAVALYPPNRATLVSLGAVQALFALVITDPRHGIVEDATAVVAQVAGCAESLEAFRWVSGVRILLDLVDPGGAETARARENAAAALLNLVVAGGDPAVAEVLAVGGAEETVRELAEDSAATPRGKAKAEALLRALEGAARRREHRLADFLNGLVQSDPYISSPASASTHG